In Oceanispirochaeta sp. M1, the genomic stretch TAGCTTATTGTGGAAGCAGTGACAAAATAAAACTGGCCTGGGCCGGGCTCCATTTCGGTGAGGAACCGCCCATTGTGGGGAAGGGTGGAAGCGGTACGGTCTTTTTCAGCGGCTGTACTCTGGGCTGTCCCTTTTGTCAGAACTATCAGATAAGCAGACAGGGAATGGGCCGGGAGATAGATGATGAGGAATTCCTTGTCATTGCACGCAGATTGAAGGGGGAGGGGGCTGAGAACCTGAATCTGGTTACACCTTCTCATTTCATCCCTTCACTGAGTAGGGTTCTTCCTGTTCTGCGGAAAGAGGGCTTTCCCATAGTCTGGAATTCATCGGGGCAGGAAAGTGCAGAAGCCCTGGGGGCAGTCTTTCCTCATGTAGATATTTTTCTTCCCGATCTGAAGACCCTCAGCAGTGATACCGCAGCTGAGTATTATAATTTTAAGAAATATCCTTCCATTGTAGAGCCTGCAATACGGGAGATGGTGAAACAGCGCCCCCTCTCCTTTGATGAGAAGGGAGTCATGAAGCGGGGGGTGCTTGTACGGCATCTTGTACTGCCGGGAGAGCTGGATTCTACAGAAGAGGTTCTTCGGTGGTTCAGTAAAAATCTCAAGGGCCGTGCTCTGCTCTCGATTATGAGCCAGTATACCCCGGTTGTCAGTCCCGATTATCCTGACCCCAGCCCCTCACGCTATCTTTCTGAAACCGAGTATGACCGTGTTATTGATATGCTGCACCGTTATGATCTTGAGGATGGATTTATTCAGGAGTGGATTACCGGCAGCGATTGGCTTCCGGATTTCAATAGGACTAACCCCTTTTCATCCGATCTTTCCAGGGCGCTCTGGCATTGGAAAGACGGATTTCTGGGAGAGTGATATGAGATGAATCAGAGTGGACTCAGTCTCTCTGATTCTTATTCCGGACCTATGATTGTTCCGGTAAAATCTTTGCCGTAGAATATGTTTTTCAGATTCTCCAGGTCTCTGCCGTCGGCGGCAATTACCTTGAGTTTCATTTCTCTGGCCTTTTTAGTCGCCACGGGGTCAAAGGGAGTATTCTTTCCGGGTGTCCAGGTATGGCCGCACATCTTCTGATATTCTTCCCAGCTCAGACTGTCCAGAGGAAGGGCTGCGGGATCAAGGTTGGGATCAGCGGAATACACTTTTTTTATGTTTGAAAGATTCAGTATTGTTGAAGCCTTGAAGTTCTCTGCAAGAAGTACTGCATCGTAATCAGTGGAGAATCCGGGTTTCCATCCGGCTGCTACCAGAACTCTTCCTGTCATGCTTTTTACCTTTGTAGGATCAGTGACAACAGGGTCCTGGCAATCGGATCCCATAAGGGCTTTCATCAGCTGTGCATTCAGTCTTGTGGCCATGATACCTATCCAGTCCAGTTCGGATTCGGAAGCAGAGGAATCTGTCTCTTTATAAGCTGTCTGATATTTTCTGGCAGGAGCACCTCCTCCGATTATAAGGATCAGCTTTCTACTCTTATCTTCATTAAGCCATCCCTTCAGGAAGTCTCTCATTTTTTTCAGAAAATCGGTTTTGATCACCTCGGGGGCAACTATTGAACCGCCTAAATCAAGTATCTGTATATTTTCCACAGTAATCCTCCGGTTTTTAGGTCTTTTATGGCTGATATCTTAAGGTTTCATCGCAGATATGGGAAGAGCAGTACAGTTCTCTGTGAGAAATGCCTCTTACCTTGACAGCTCCCCGTCTCATCGGGGTATATTACAGTGTATGAGAAGAATAATTATCGGGCTTTTTCTGCTTATAATAGGAGCAGGTTTCATAGCAGCCCAGGAAACGGCTGAAAAATATTTTGATAGAATATCTGACTATTACGGAAGTATCCGTGATTATGAGGGTGATCTTGTTATCACCCGTGGAGATATGGAGCAGGTTGCCCATATTTCCTATAAGAATCCCAATAAAATGAGGCTTGATTTTTCTGTCCCCGAAGGGCAGGTTCTTAATGTGAATGATGAGAACCTTGAACTCTATATTCCTGAGTACAGGGTCTCCTTTGTTCAACCCCTTAAGAACCGCTCTGATTCCACATTGGCTGGAATGGCAAATTCCCAGGGACTTGAATTGATGAAACGGAACTACAGTATCGGTTATGTTACCGATCCTGATCCTGTTCCTCTGGACGAAGGTTCTGAAGAGATGGTCGTCAAACTGAAACTACACTGGCGTTCTTCCAGTGAGGGATTCAGAGAACTTTATATAGCCATAGGCCAGAATAATCTGATCAGGCGGATTGAAGGTGTAACAACTTCAATGGAAAGTATTATTTTTGACTTTACAAATCTACAGACTAACAAGGACATCCCTGATGCCCGTTTTGATTACAAAAGTCCGCCTGAAGGGAATTCTATTGAGAACTTTCTTTTTGAACCGGAAAACTGAGGCCATATGAAATCCATCGGTGAAACACTAAGAGAAGCCCGCGAAACCAAAGGGGCATCTATAAAACAGATCTCACAGGACAGCAATATCTCGAGAGAGTATCTGACTGCTCTGGAAGAGGAAGATTTTGATATTTTCCCTGCGGAGACTTACCTCCTCGGTTTTTTAAGAAATTATTCAGAATATCTGGGCCTTGATACGGAGAAATCCGTTGCCCTTTATAGAAACTATAAGATCAGTGAAGAACCTGCCCCTCTTGAAGAGCTGGTAGGGCAGACAAATCATCACAATGTTCCTGTCAGAATGGTGGTGATTATCATCTTTCTGGCAATTCTTGTGATTGGCGGAGGCTGGTTCGGCTACAAGTCTTTTATTAAAGACAGACCTGTAGCAGAGGAACCTGTTCCTGCCCGTGATGCTGTTCAGTACCGTCTGGATAAGAGTGAAGCTCAGTGGAACCTGCTGACTGATGATGAGATTCTTATCTCTTATGAAAGCGGTGAGCTCCATATGTCTGTTGCTCTGAAGGGGAATAAACTGTCCATTCGTCCGGTCGGCGGTGGAAGTGAACTGGTTCTGTCGGCAGGAGACGAGAAGATTCTCCCCGGTGGAGAAGGTATTCCCGTTATCGGTTTCAGACTGAGTTCTATCGGTGAGGGCGGTGCCCTGCTGACAGTTCAGCGAACCGATGTGACTGTTGTCAGAGAAGCAGTGGAGAGTCAGACTGAAGCTCCTGCGGCGCTTCCGACTCGAGAAGGCAGAGATAAAATCCTTCTTGAAAACAGAATCGTTCCCGAGGATTTTACCCTCAATGCCCTTTTCAGCGGTTATTGTCTGTTCCGTTATCAGGCTGATAATGGTGAAGTTGTTGAAAAATTCTACCGTGATGGAGACCGAATCCGTCTGGATGTTTCCGAATCCCTTTTATTAGGTCTATCTTCTGGAGCCGCGGTTATTATAAAAATTTCAGGTGTTAATGTGGTTCCCGGTAAAGCCGGTGAAGTAGCAGTAAAATTTATACAGTGGGTGAAGAATGATGAAGGAAAATACAACCTCGTCCTCTTCCCTGTCCAATAAAACCTTTTATGTAGAGAATCTAGGTTGTTCTAAAAATCAGGTTGATGCAGAAACCATCATAGCGGCCCTTAAACAGGCTGGATGGGAGTATTGTGACAGTCCGGACAGGGCTGAGTTGTTGATCGTCAATACATGCGGATTCATACAGTCCGCCAAAGAAGAATCCATACAGACTATTTTTGATTACAGAAAGGCATACCCCGACCGCAAGGTTCTGGCGGCCGGCTGTTTTGCTGAGAGATATAATGAGGAACTCCTTCATATGATCCCTGAGCTGGACGGTGTATTCGGAAATAAGGCTCCTGTAAAAATTGCAGATATGATTCCGGGAATTCTGGGTGGTGAAAAACCCGTATATATGCCCAAGGCGGACCTGACGGTTCCCGAGCGTAAGGATTTTTTTAACTTCAAGGGCTCGGCCTTTGTTAAAATCTCAGAAGGTTGTAATAACAGATGTAATTTCTGTGCTATTCCTCTGATCAAGGGAGATCTGCAGAGCCGAAGCATGGACGATATTCTGGAAGAGATTAAAACTCTTCTGAATAAAGGTGTCTTTGAGATCAATATGGTGGCTCAGGATCTGGCTAATTACGGACTGGATAAGGGAAAACGTGTACTCATTGAGCTTTTAAAGCAGATCTCCACTATGAAAGGTGATTTCTGGCTTCGTCTGCTCTATATTCATCCTGATCATTTTCCCATGGAGATTCTCCAGCTGCTAAAGGATGATTCCCGCTTTCTCCCCTATTTTGATATCCCTTTTCAGCATGCTGATAAGTCCATTCTTTCAAGAATGGGAAGGAAAGGTGACAGGGAGACCTATCTAAAGCTGATTGAGACTCTTAGAACTGATTTTCCCCATGGTGTTATCCGCTCATCCATAATGTGCGGGTTTCCTGGTGAGACGAAAAAGTCTTTTGCTGAACTCAGAGGGTTTCTTATTGAAGCTCATCTGGACTGGGTCGGATTCTTTACCTACTCGAGAGAGGAAGGAACCGAGGCCTATAATTACAGAGGCCGCCTGGGAACAAAACTGGCGGCTAAAAAGTCTGGTAAACAGAGATCTGAACTGGAAGACCTGCAGCAGCAGATCACAGAAGAACAGATGGAGCGTTTTGTGGGCAAAGAGCTCACTCTCATTATTGAGGAGAAGGTGGAGGGTGAAGTCCTTTATCTGAGCCGTTCCTACTTCCAGGCTCCCGAGGTGGATGGTCTGGTTGTTCTCAGAGCTGAAGGTCTGGAGGCTGGAGATATTGTCAGGGCACGAATAATCAAAAGAAACGGTGTAGATCTTGAAGCCGTTCTGGTTAACCCCCAGTGAAAGAACCCCAGTGGCTTTCGGCTCTCAATAACGAGCAGAAAGAGGCCGTTCTTCATGAAAAAGAACCCCTGCTGATTCTGGCAGGTGCGGGCTCGGGGAAAACCCGGGTTATCACCACAAGAATTGCCTACCTTGTTGAGAAACTGGGATTCAATCCCTGGTCTATTCTGGCGGTCACCTTTACAAACAAGGCTGCCGCCGAAATGAGGGAGAGGGTAGAGAGTCTCGTTCCTTCCGCCGAAGGTGCCATGATCCGAACCTTTCACTCCTTCGGAGCCTGGCTGCTGCGACGCAACGGTGCTCCTCTCGGACTGAAGAGCAGTTTCAGTATTTATGATGATGACGATACAATAGGTCTTTTAAAGACCCTTTTTGAACACCTCCCCCGGAATGAGCTGCGCCTTATTGCCCGAAATATTTCCAGGGCCAAGGATGAGTGTCTCAGTCCTGAGGATAATCTGTCACATATTTCGGCAGATCATGATTTTCCCCGGCATTATAAAGAGTATGAAGAGCGTCTCAGACAGATCGGTAATGCCGACTTTGGAGACCTTATCTACCTTTCCAGAAAGCTTCTTGCTGAAAATCCCGAGGTGAAGACC encodes the following:
- a CDS encoding outer-membrane lipoprotein carrier protein LolA — its product is MRRIIIGLFLLIIGAGFIAAQETAEKYFDRISDYYGSIRDYEGDLVITRGDMEQVAHISYKNPNKMRLDFSVPEGQVLNVNDENLELYIPEYRVSFVQPLKNRSDSTLAGMANSQGLELMKRNYSIGYVTDPDPVPLDEGSEEMVVKLKLHWRSSSEGFRELYIAIGQNNLIRRIEGVTTSMESIIFDFTNLQTNKDIPDARFDYKSPPEGNSIENFLFEPEN
- the rimO gene encoding 30S ribosomal protein S12 methylthiotransferase RimO — encoded protein: MKENTTSSSSLSNKTFYVENLGCSKNQVDAETIIAALKQAGWEYCDSPDRAELLIVNTCGFIQSAKEESIQTIFDYRKAYPDRKVLAAGCFAERYNEELLHMIPELDGVFGNKAPVKIADMIPGILGGEKPVYMPKADLTVPERKDFFNFKGSAFVKISEGCNNRCNFCAIPLIKGDLQSRSMDDILEEIKTLLNKGVFEINMVAQDLANYGLDKGKRVLIELLKQISTMKGDFWLRLLYIHPDHFPMEILQLLKDDSRFLPYFDIPFQHADKSILSRMGRKGDRETYLKLIETLRTDFPHGVIRSSIMCGFPGETKKSFAELRGFLIEAHLDWVGFFTYSREEGTEAYNYRGRLGTKLAAKKSGKQRSELEDLQQQITEEQMERFVGKELTLIIEEKVEGEVLYLSRSYFQAPEVDGLVVLRAEGLEAGDIVRARIIKRNGVDLEAVLVNPQ
- a CDS encoding radical SAM protein, whose protein sequence is MDHMEYENCRLCGRECGVNRTEEIAYCGSSDKIKLAWAGLHFGEEPPIVGKGGSGTVFFSGCTLGCPFCQNYQISRQGMGREIDDEEFLVIARRLKGEGAENLNLVTPSHFIPSLSRVLPVLRKEGFPIVWNSSGQESAEALGAVFPHVDIFLPDLKTLSSDTAAEYYNFKKYPSIVEPAIREMVKQRPLSFDEKGVMKRGVLVRHLVLPGELDSTEEVLRWFSKNLKGRALLSIMSQYTPVVSPDYPDPSPSRYLSETEYDRVIDMLHRYDLEDGFIQEWITGSDWLPDFNRTNPFSSDLSRALWHWKDGFLGE
- the pyrH gene encoding UMP kinase, with protein sequence MENIQILDLGGSIVAPEVIKTDFLKKMRDFLKGWLNEDKSRKLILIIGGGAPARKYQTAYKETDSSASESELDWIGIMATRLNAQLMKALMGSDCQDPVVTDPTKVKSMTGRVLVAAGWKPGFSTDYDAVLLAENFKASTILNLSNIKKVYSADPNLDPAALPLDSLSWEEYQKMCGHTWTPGKNTPFDPVATKKAREMKLKVIAADGRDLENLKNIFYGKDFTGTIIGPE
- a CDS encoding RodZ family helix-turn-helix domain-containing protein gives rise to the protein MKSIGETLREARETKGASIKQISQDSNISREYLTALEEEDFDIFPAETYLLGFLRNYSEYLGLDTEKSVALYRNYKISEEPAPLEELVGQTNHHNVPVRMVVIIIFLAILVIGGGWFGYKSFIKDRPVAEEPVPARDAVQYRLDKSEAQWNLLTDDEILISYESGELHMSVALKGNKLSIRPVGGGSELVLSAGDEKILPGGEGIPVIGFRLSSIGEGGALLTVQRTDVTVVREAVESQTEAPAALPTREGRDKILLENRIVPEDFTLNALFSGYCLFRYQADNGEVVEKFYRDGDRIRLDVSESLLLGLSSGAAVIIKISGVNVVPGKAGEVAVKFIQWVKNDEGKYNLVLFPVQ